A region from the Lolium perenne isolate Kyuss_39 chromosome 4, Kyuss_2.0, whole genome shotgun sequence genome encodes:
- the LOC127294223 gene encoding long chain acyl-CoA synthetase 9, chloroplastic, with protein sequence MNPYFIGFVIPFVASLLITKRKSEKKRGVSVDVGGESGYAIRNCRFEQPVETHWEGIFTLAELFEQSCKLYAHMPLHGTRKLISRETEVASDGRSFEKLHLGQYEWKTYIEAFRAVCNFSSGLVQIGHQKDERVAIFADTRAEWQIALQACFRQNITVVTIYASLGEGALCHSLNETEVTTVICGRKELKKLIDINGQLDTLKHVIYINEEGVSSEVSLAKQCTSWRVESFEEVERLGLETPVEANLPLPSDTAVIMYTSGSTGMPKGVMMSHRNVLATVSAVMTIVPALGKKDVYLAYLPLAHILELAAETIISAVGASIGYGTPLTLTDTSNKIKKGTQGDASALKPTLMTAVPAILDRVRDGVRKNVDAKGGVAKKLFDIAYSRRLAAVSGSWFGAWGLEKLMWEKLVFHKVRAILGGRIRFILSGGAPLSGDTQRFINICLGAPIGQGYGLTETCAGGTFSEYDDTSVGRVGAALSCSYIKLIDWVEGGYLTSDSPMPRGEIVIGGPNVTKGYFKNEAKTNEVYKDDERGMRWFYSGDIGRLHPDGCLEIIDRKKDIVKLQHGEYVSLGKVEATLSVSPYVDNIMVHADPSQNYCVALVVAAAGELENWASKQSLTYADISDLCQKQEAVREVLQSLTKAGKQARLEKFEIPARIKLIPEPWTPESGLVTAALKLKREVIKKGYENDLAKLYR encoded by the exons ATGAATCCTTATTTCATCGGTTTTGTTATCCCTTTTGTGGCATCTCTGTTGATCACCAAGAGGAAGTCTGAAAAGAAAAGGGGGGTGTCAGTTGATGTGGGTGGTGAGTCTGGCTATGCCATCCGTAACTGTAGATTCGAACAGCCTGTCGAAACACACTGGGAAGGGATTTTCACACTTGCGGAACTGTTTGAGCAGTCCTGCAAGCTGTATGCCCATATGCCCCTGCATGGCACCAGGAAGCTCATTTCAAGGGAAACAGAGGTAGCCTCTGACGGAAGATCTTTTGAGAAGCTCCATTTGGGGCAGTATGAGTGGAAAACTTACATTGAAGCATTCAGGGCTGTCTGCAACTTTTCGTCTGGTCTAGTGCAAATCGGGCACCAGAAGGATGAGCGTGTTGCTATCTTTGCTGATACACGAGCTGAGTGGCAGATTGCATTGCAG GCATGCTTCAGACAAAATATTACCGTTGTCACCATTTATGCCTCCTTGGGAGAGGGAGCGCTTTGTCACTCACTAAATGAG ACTGAGGTAACTACAGTGATCTGCGGACGGAAAGAACTGAAAAAACTTATTGATATAAATGGGCAACTTGATACTTTGAaacatgtcatctacataaatgaGGAAGGTGTCTCAAGTGAAGTATCCTTGGCTAAACAATGCACTAGCTGGAGAGTTGAGTCATTTGAGGAGGTAGAGAGGTTAGGACTGGAAACACCTGTGGAAGCAAATTTGCCTCTCCCATCTGATACAGCTGTGATAATGTATACAAGTGGAAGCACTGGAATGCCCAAG GGCGTCATGATGAGCCACCGCAATGTCCTGGCTACTGTATCGGCTGTTATGACTATTGTTCCTGCACTTGGTAAGAAGGATGTATACTTGGCATACCTCCCGCTTGCACACATTCTTGAGTTGGCAGCTGAG ACGATCATATCTGCTGTTGGGGCTTCTATAGGATATGGAACACCTTTGACCCTGACTGATacatcaaataaaataaaaaaagggaCTCAAGGTGATGCTTCTGCACTGAAGCCAACACTTATGACTGCAGTTCCTGCTATACTTGACCGTGTTCGTGATGGCGTGAGAAAAAAT GTAGATGCAAAGGGTGGTGTAGCAAAGAAACTATTTGATATAGCCTACAGCCGTCGGTTAGCTGCTGTCAGTGGAAGTTGGTTTGGTGCATGGGGATTAGAGAAGCTCATGTGGGAAAAGCTTGTCTTCCACAAGGTGCGGGCCATCTTGGGAGGGCGGATTCGCTTTATACTTTCAGGTGGAGCACCTCTCTCTGGGGATACTCAAAGATTTATCAATATATGCCTCGG GGCACCTATAGGGCAAGGATATGGTCTGACTGAAACGTGTGCTGGCGGGACATTTTCTGAGTATGATGACACATCAGTTGGTCGTGTTGGTGCTGCACTGTCCTGTTCCTACATTAAG TTGATAGACTGGGTCGAAGGTGGATACTTGACAAGTGATTCACCAATGCCTCGGGGTGAAATAGTCATTGGAGGCCCAAACGTAACCAAAGGCTACTTCAAAAATGAGGCCAAAACAAATGAGGTCTACAAG GATGATGAAAGAGGCATGCGTTGGTTCTACTCTGGCGACATTGGACGTTTACACCCAGATGGCTGCCTTGAAATCATCGACCGCAAAAAGGATATTGTTAAGCTTCAACATGGTGAATATGTATCTCTAGGAAAG GTGGAGGCAACTTTGAGTGTGAGCCCGTATGTTGACAACATCATGGTCCATGCCGACCCCTCCCAGAACTACTGCGTTGCGCTCGTTGTAGCTGCAGCCGGTGAACTGGAAAACTGGGCCTCAAAACAAAGTCTCACATACGCTGATATATCTGATTTGTGCCAGAAGCAAGAGGCTGTCAGAGAAGTTCTTCAATCGTTAACCAAG GCTGGTAAGCAAGCGCGCCTTGAGAAGTTTGAGATCCCTGCCAGAATCAAGCTGATACCAGAGCCATGGACGCCTGAGTCAGGCCTTGTCACGGCTGCTCTCAAGCTCAAGAGGGAGGTCATCAAAAAGGGTTATGAGAATGATCTTGCTAAGCTGTACAGATAG